In the Nicotiana tabacum cultivar K326 chromosome 16, ASM71507v2, whole genome shotgun sequence genome, one interval contains:
- the LOC142170284 gene encoding uncharacterized protein LOC142170284, which translates to MIWYHNFPPNTIDSFAMLADSFTKAHAGAIKVATRKSNLFKVRQKDNEMLNEFVSRFQMEQMDLPPVTDDWAVQAFTQGLNERSSIASQQLKQNLIEYPVVTWSDVHNRYQSKIRVEDDQLGAPLCLIYPNRSVERVRRDVDRKPQSNRDQYQPYGKDQRNSECGHNSVRNGRRNDKGQNSRGLMSKSGFDRDTESKEAPRLSEYNFSIDTSAIVSTIGHIKDTRRPRPLKTYQAQRKPNQICKYYGTHGHKTEDCIQLRDEVALLFIEGHL; encoded by the coding sequence atgatatggtatcataattttcCGCCTAAcactattgattcatttgctatgcttgcagattcctttacAAAGGCTCACGCTGGAGCCATTAAGGTTGCAACTAGAAAATCGAACCTATTTAAAGTAAGGCAAaaagacaacgagatgctcaaCGAATTTGTAtctcgatttcaaatggaacagatggatTTGCCACCGGTCAccgacgattgggctgttcaagccttcactcaaggtctcaacGAGCGGAGTTCTATAGCTTCACAACAAttaaagcaaaatttgatcgaatacCCAGTAGTCACTTGgtccgatgtacataatcgatatcagtcgaagattagggtcgaagACGATCAATTAGGGGCTCCACTTTGTTTGATTTATCCCAATAGGTCTGTGGAAAGAGTTAGAAGGGATGTCGATCGAAAACCACAATCGAACAGAGACCAATATCAGCCATACGGGAAAGATCAAAGAAATAGCGAGTGTGGGCACAACTCTGTTCGGAATGGTAGAAGGAATGACAAGGGACAAAACTcccgagggctcatgagcaagagTGGTTTCGATAGGGATACCGAGTCCAAAGAAGCACCTCGACTGTCAGAATATAATTTCAGCATAGATACTTCTGCCATAGTATCGACCATTGGGCATATCAAAGATACCAGGAGGCCTCGACCTCTGAAGACATATCAGGCCCAaagaaaaccaaaccaaatatgcaagtattatggcactcatggccataaAACAGAAGACTGCATACAACTAAGGGATGAAGTAGCTCTGTTGTTCATCGAGGGGCACCTTtga